Proteins from a genomic interval of Trichoderma breve strain T069 chromosome 2, whole genome shotgun sequence:
- a CDS encoding snf7 domain-containing protein, with protein sequence MWGWFGGGAASQKKKDSAKNAILALRSQLDMLQKRERHIQNQIEEQEAIARKNVNTNKTVAKGALRRKKMAEGTLDKTIAQITTLEQQINAMESANINRETLAVLEKSSAAIKDIHQGLTPEKVDAIMDKINEQNALSEEIVNVITTNTIGEGVDDDELERELADLQQEQVDEQMLSTGNVPLTDAVHKLPTPSHAEPVSSKKVAIEEDDEEAELRKLQAEMAM encoded by the exons ATGTGGGGCTGGTTTGGAGGCGGCGCCGCCtctcagaagaagaaggattcgGCCAAGAATGCCATCCTCGCCTTGCGGTCGCAGCTTGACATGCTGCAGAAACGAGAGCGGCACATCCAGAACCAGATAGAGGAGCAGGAAGCAATTGCCAGGAAGAATGTCAACACAAACAAGACAG TGGCCAAGGGCGCCTTACGGcgcaagaagatggcagagggcACGCTAGATAAGACGATTGCGCAGATTACAACGCTCGAACAGCAGATCAACGCCATGGAGTCAGCGAATATCAACCGCGAAACCTTGGCAGTGTTGGAGAAGTCATCAGCAGCCATCAAGGATATCCACCAAGGCTTGACACCGGAGAAGGTGGATGCCATCAT GGATAAAATTAATGAACAGAATGCGCTTAGCGAAGAAATTGTCAACGTAATTACAACCAACACGATTGGCGAGGGggttgacgacgacgagctggagagagagttgGCGGATCTGCAACAAGAGCAGGTTGATGAGCAAATGTTGAGCACAGGCAACGTGCCTCTGACAGATGCAGTCCATAAGTTGCCCACGCCATCGCATGCTGAGC CCGTATCTAGCAAGAAGGtggccatcgaggaggatgacgaggaagccgAGCTTCGGAAATTGCAGGCCGAGATGGCTAT